The following are encoded together in the Deltaproteobacteria bacterium genome:
- a CDS encoding cyclase family protein — translation MRIVDLSMTVEECDSAPFAPDEKYFKLRPIINWEDKGFVSNVVQMTVHVGTHIDSPHHFFRDKPSIEKLPLEPMVGKAVVLDITAKGKAHAAILPEDLDKAEKDLNQKGVSIDEGGMLFLRTDWPKGHDTTDPKWWNDSPYLTKEAAQWVVAKKPAVVGFDFAQEEKGADYQQADQILDSAMRVHRTILPRVTFQIENLINLDQIGPTAQVIALPVKWKTESAPARVIAILEN, via the coding sequence ATGCGTATCGTCGATCTCAGTATGACCGTCGAAGAATGCGACTCGGCGCCCTTTGCGCCCGACGAAAAATATTTTAAGCTCCGCCCGATCATCAACTGGGAAGACAAAGGTTTTGTGTCGAACGTCGTGCAAATGACCGTCCACGTCGGCACGCACATCGACTCACCGCATCACTTTTTCCGCGACAAGCCGTCGATTGAAAAACTGCCGTTGGAACCGATGGTCGGCAAGGCCGTGGTGTTGGATATCACCGCAAAGGGAAAAGCTCATGCGGCGATATTGCCGGAGGACTTAGACAAGGCCGAAAAGGACTTGAATCAAAAGGGTGTCTCTATTGACGAAGGCGGCATGCTTTTCTTGAGAACCGATTGGCCCAAGGGTCATGATACGACTGATCCGAAATGGTGGAACGACTCGCCCTACTTAACCAAGGAAGCCGCGCAGTGGGTCGTGGCAAAGAAACCGGCGGTTGTCGGCTTCGACTTCGCTCAAGAAGAAAAGGGCGCCGACTATCAGCAAGCCGATCAGATTTTGGACAGCGCCATGCGCGTGCATCGTACGATCCTGCCGCGAGTTACCTTCCAGATCGAAAACTTGATCAACCTCGATCAGATTGGTCCAACCGCGCAAGTGATCGCACTGCCGGTGAAGTGGAAAACCGAATCCGCCCCGGCGCGGGTGATCGCGATCCTGGAGAATTGA